A single region of the Carassius gibelio isolate Cgi1373 ecotype wild population from Czech Republic chromosome A14, carGib1.2-hapl.c, whole genome shotgun sequence genome encodes:
- the LOC128027743 gene encoding protocadherin gamma-A11-like isoform X8, whose product MAVKDFYKNGCARWRVVFQPQWQVLFFISCYIPFAISQIRYSIPEEMSKGSLIGNVAQDLGLNLKRLLTGRARIVTGESTRYAELRTDKGLLVVSERIDREQLCGDVTPCSFSFEIILENPMELHQVTVEITDVNDNSPVFENNKISFEISESAALGSGFALERAYDSDVELNSLQNYILSRNDYFVLKQNSNPDGSKYVEMVLDKALDREEHPHLSLKLIAVDGGSPQRSGSVNIEITVLDANDNAPVFNQTVYRASVTENSEKGTPLITVNATDADSGTNGQILYSFSDIKEQFKDIFNIDGNTGQITVIGDVDFEKDKRFEIRVKAKDQGGLTSTSKLIIDVTDINDNAPAINVMSLSSPISEDSPPSTTIAIIHVKDADSGRNGQVMCSIDKNFPFSIKSTLSNYYNLITDAFLDRETQSEYNITVIATDSGSPALSSSTTLRLKVSDINDNAPVFDRNSYSAHILENNEPGLSICSVTARDLDWNQNSRLSYFLEDTQIGGVPISSYLSINSENGIIHAVRSFDYEQIKQLSFVVKAQDGGNPPLSSNVSMKIMIQDQNDNAPQVLYPVQSGASVVAEIVPRSADVGYLVTKVVAVDVDSGQNAWLSYKLQKATDRALFEVGLQNGEIRTVRQVTDKDAVKQRLTVVVEDNGQPSRSATVNVNVAVADSFPEVLSEFTDFTHDKDYNDNLTFYLVLALAVVSFLFIVSIIAILSVKCYRWRRERMFYKSGANLPVIPYYPPLYADVGGTGTLQHVYNYEVCRTTDSRKSDLKFGRPCSESIISLDSSGTQTLTHAQREKNNQDFDDQQKPPNADWRFTQNQRPGPSGSFKLHSSHVRWTPPSRLRY is encoded by the coding sequence ATGGCTGTTAAGGATTTTTATAAAAATGGATGCGCTCGATGGCGTGTTGTCTTCCAACCGCAGTGGCAAGTATTGTTTTTCATCTCGTGCTACATTCCTTTTGCCATCTCTCAAATTCGCTACTCCATCCCTGAAGAAATGAGTAAAGGCTCGCTTATTGGTAATGTAGCACAAGATCTAGGGCTCAATTTGAAAAGGCTTCTTACGGGTCGAGCGCGTATCGTGACCGGAGAAAGCACTCGGTATGCAGAGCTCAGAACAGACAAAGGACTTCTAGTCGTGAGTGAGAGAATAGACCGAGAACAGCTTTGCGGCGACGTCACGCCATGCAGCTTTAGCTTCGAGATAATTCTAGAGAACCCAATGGAGTTGCATCAGGTTACTGTCGAAATCACCGATGTTAATGATAATTCTCCGgtgtttgaaaataataaaatcagttttGAAATTAGTGAATCGGCAGCTCTTGGTTCGGGTTTTGCTTTAGAAAGGGCGTATGACTCTGACGTAGAACTGAATTCTTTGCAAAATTATATTCTCTCACGAAATGATTATTTTGTTCTTAAACAAAACTCAAACCCAGACGGCAGTAAATACGTTGAGATGGTTCTTGATAAAGCGTTAGACCGGGAAGAACATCCTCATCTATCCCTGAAGCTGATCGCTGTAGATGGCGGAAGCCCGCAGAGGTCTGGCTCTGTTAATATAGAGATTACTGTTTTAGATGCGAATGACAATGCACCTGTTTTTAACCAGACAGTCTATAGGGCATCTGTGACGGAAAATTCTGAAAAAGGTACTCCTCTAATCACTGTAAATGCGACGGATGCAGATAGTGGGACAAACGGACAAATACTTTATTCGTTTTCTGATATAAAAGAacaatttaaagacatttttaacattgaCGGGAATACAGGTCAGATAACTGTTATAGGTGATGTTGATTTTGAGAAAGATAAGCGGTTTGAAATAAGAGTTAAAGCTAAAGACCAAGGCGGTCTGACAAGCACAAGTAAACTCATAATTGATGTAACTGACATTAATGATAATGCACCTGCGATAAACGTGATGTCTCTCTCGAGCCCTATATCAGAAGATTCGCCTCCAAGTACTACTATTGCAATAATTCATGTAAAAGACGCAGACTCAGGAAGAAATGGACAGGTTATGTGTTCTATTGATAAAAACTTCCCGTTCAGTATCAAATCGACCCTCTCGAACTATTATAATTTGATCACAGATGCCTTTCTTGACCGGGAAACTCAGTCAGAATATAACATAACAGTGATTGCGACCGATTCAGGTTCACCTGCACTCTCCAGCTCAACAACACTACGCCTTAAGGTTTCTGACATCAATGATAACGCGCCAGTTTTCGATCGAAATAGCTATTCAGCACACATACTTGAAAATAACGAACCAGGGCTGTCGATATGTAGTGTAACTGCGAGAGATTTAGACTGGAATCAGAATTCAAGATTGTCCTATTTTTTAGAAGATACTCAAATTGGTGGAGTGCCGATTTCCTCTTACCTGTCCATAAACTCCGAGAATGGCATAATACACGCTGTTCGTTCATTTGATTATGAGCAAATTAAGCAGCTTAGTTTTGTTGTAAAAGCGCAGGACGGAGGAAATCCTCCTCTCAGCAGCAACGTGAGCATGAAAATAATGATTCAGGACCAGAATGACAACGCGCCTCAGGTTCTGTATCCGGTCCAGTCTGGCGCTTCTGTGGTGGCTGAAATAGTGCCTCGTTCGGCAGATGTGGGTTATCTGGTGACTAAAGTGGTGGCTGTTGATGTGGACTCTGGACAGAATGCCTGGCTCTCATATAAACTGCAGAAAGCCACAGACAGGGCGCTGTTTGAAGTTGGcttacagaatggagaaataagaACTGTTCGCCAAGTGACAGATAAGGATGCTGTGAAACAAAGACTCACTGTTGTAGTGGAGGACAACGGACAGCCCTCTCGATCAGCTACAGTCAATGTTAACGTGGCGGTGGCGGACAGCTTCCCTGAAGTGCTCTCGGAGTTCACCGACTTTACGCACGACAAGGACTACAACGACAATCTGACTTTCTATCTGGTCTTGGCCTTGGCTGTAGTTTCGTTTCTCTTTATCGTGTCTATCATCGCCATACTGTCAGTCAAATGCTACAGATGGAGACGCGAGCGGATGTTTTACAAATCAGGAGCGAATCTTCCAGTTATTCCGTATTATCCGCCTCTTTACGCAGACGTAGGGGGCACAGGAACTTTACAGCACGTGTACAATTATGAGGTTTGCAGAACCACTGACTCCAGAAAGAGTGATCTGAAATTCGGCAGACCTTGCAGTGAGAGCATCATTAGTCTGGACAGCAGCGGAACACAGACACTCACGCATGcgcaaagagaaaaaaacaatcaaGATTTCGATGATCAG